From Granulicella sp. WH15, the proteins below share one genomic window:
- a CDS encoding alpha/beta fold hydrolase: MLKRIDDLLWYQKVGDIAEIDKSEYGGLPPAHPLHPKQPGATNPLIIHVYTFIPKNLDRSKKQPLIVYVHQGVHQSLDTTIDAHQIRELLQQGYTIVATDYRGSTGYGQGYYEDIDYGGREVDDVYLGMKWMLDRYSFLDPKRVGIVGWSHGGLITLMNIFAHPHDYAVAYAGVPVSDLVARMGYETEAYRQIYSAPYHLGESVHDDIQEYRKRSPVNHVKELDTPLLVHTNTNDEDVNFLEVEHLIQAFKAEGKKFDYKIYENAPGGHYFNRMDSPLALESRHEIYLFLAKYLHPDHEVK; encoded by the coding sequence GTGCTTAAGAGAATCGACGACCTGCTCTGGTATCAGAAGGTCGGCGATATCGCCGAGATCGACAAGAGTGAGTACGGCGGCCTGCCCCCGGCGCATCCCCTGCACCCGAAGCAGCCCGGAGCGACTAACCCGCTCATCATTCATGTGTACACGTTTATCCCGAAGAATCTGGACCGGTCGAAGAAGCAGCCGCTGATCGTCTATGTTCATCAGGGCGTGCACCAGAGCCTCGACACCACGATCGACGCGCACCAGATCCGCGAGTTGCTGCAGCAGGGATACACCATTGTGGCGACGGACTATCGCGGCAGCACCGGCTACGGCCAGGGCTACTATGAGGACATCGACTACGGTGGCCGCGAGGTCGATGATGTGTACCTGGGCATGAAGTGGATGCTCGACCGCTATAGCTTCCTCGATCCGAAGCGTGTGGGCATCGTGGGCTGGAGCCACGGCGGCCTGATTACGCTGATGAACATCTTCGCGCATCCGCATGACTATGCGGTGGCTTATGCGGGTGTGCCGGTGAGCGACCTGGTGGCGCGCATGGGCTATGAGACCGAGGCCTATCGCCAGATCTACTCAGCCCCATATCACCTGGGCGAGTCGGTGCACGACGACATTCAGGAATACCGCAAGCGTTCGCCGGTGAACCATGTGAAGGAGTTAGACACTCCGTTGCTGGTGCATACCAATACCAACGATGAGGACGTGAACTTCCTTGAGGTGGAGCACCTGATTCAGGCGTTCAAGGCCGAGGGGAAGAAGTTCGATTACAAGATCTACGAGAATGCGCCGGGAGGTCACTACTTCAATCGCATGGACTCGCCGCTGGCGCTCGAATCGCGCCACGAGATCTACTTGTTTTTGGCCAAGTACCTGCATCCGGATCACGAGGTCAAGTAA